The Streptomyces sp. NBC_00102 genome segment CGCCGCCTACCGGGCCGCCGACCGCCGGGAGACATCGTCCTCGCGCGCGGACTCCGACCCGCTGGCCCGGGTGGCGGACCGGATCGCGGGGCGGCACTGAGGAACGGCGCTGCGGGGCGACGGCGGGGTGGCGTGAACACGCTTCCGCACCGCGCCCCCCAGCCCTACGCTGCCGCCATGACCGCGAACCGCGCCACCCCCTTCGAACTGGTGATCTTCGACTGCGACGGCGTCCTGGTGGACAGCGAGCGCATCTACGTCACGGTGGACGCCTTCGTCATGGCGGAGCTGGGGGCGCCGTTCACCGAGGCGGAGATCGTCGAACGGTTCGTGGGCTCCTCCACGGAGGTGCTGCGGGCCGCGATCGAGGAGCGGCTCGGCCGGCCCCTGGGCCACGACTGGGATGCGCCGTACGCCCACCTGTACCGCGCCGCGCTCGCCGAACTGACCCCCGTGGACGGCATCCCCGAGGTACTGGCCGCGCTCACCGTCCCCTACTGCCTCGCCTCCAACGGCTCCCACCGCTCCATCCGCCGCAGCCTGACCACGACCGCGCTGAGCCACCACTTCGAGGGCCGCGTCTTCAGCGCCGCCGACGTCGCCCGGGGCAAGCCCGCCCCCGACCTCTTCCTGCACGCGGCCCGCACCCTGGGGGCCGACCCCGCACGGTGCGCGGTGATCGAGGACAGTGCGTACGGGGTCGCCGCGGCCCGCGCCGCCGGTATGCGGGCCTTCGGCTACAGCGGCGGCCTCACCCCGGCGGCCCGCCTCGAAGGCCCCGGCACGGTCGTCTTCGACGACATGCGCGCTCTGCCGGGGCTGCTGGCCGCCGCCGCAGCGGGCTGAACGGGCTCCGCACGGGCGTGCGCGTCCGTACTCCGCCCGGCGGACGCGCCGGGGGAACGAGGAGATCGGGGGGAACGGGGGGAACGGGGGGGGGGAACGCGCCGTCAGGCGGGCGTCTGCGGATAGGTGTGCCGGAGCGCTTCGAACGCCGTGGGGCGCGGGCGGTCCCGCAGGAACTCCCGGATGCGCCGGGCGCACTCACCGGGGTCCAACTCCGCCGTTTCGAGGTCGAGATCATGCGGGCCGTGCGCGTGCACGAGCGGGAACTGCAGCGCCGCCAGCCCCTGCGGCCGGTCCCCCCGCGCCCCCTCCCTGCGCTCCAGTTCCGGCAGTGGGCAGCGGACCGCCACGAGCACGGTGTCCTGCGGCACCAGCAGCGTGAGCAGGTCGAGCAGCCGCCAGCGGCGGCTGAGCGGATGGTCGACCACCACGTTGTTCCCCGCGGCGGCCATACCGGCCACCGCACGGTGGAACCCCTTGACCGTCCGGTCGATCTCGGCCTGGAGCTCTTCCTCCGGCAGGGCGCTTCCGCCTCGCATCGCGTGGAACGCGTCCACCGCCAGGTGGAACCAGCTCCCCTCAAGGGTCGCCATGAGCTCCCGGGCGATGCTCGACTTGCCCGAACTGGAGGTGCCGTTGAGCAGCACGACCGTGCCGCCCGCCGGGGTGGGCGGCACCACGGCGTGCGCGGGGTCGTCCCCGGGCGCGCCGGCCCGCACGGGACCGTCTCCGAGCACGACACTCGCGCCGGGTGCACCGGGTGTTGGGGGCCCGCTCGTGTCCACGGGTCCGCTGCCGGTTCTCATGGGTGCCTGCCTCTCCTCGGATCCTCGGACCGCCGCGCGTCCGTCATGCTCCCAGCCGCACCGGCCCTCCGGGAGCATCGGGCCCGCCCCGGGCGCGCGGTCACCTCCCACCACCAGGCACTATCGGTGTCCGGGGTGGCATCCGTACGCCGCCTCCGGGCCCTGGGGCCCGCCGCCCACCTCTCCGGAGCACGCATGTCCTACGACGTCCACGCGGTCCGCGCGCAGATCCCCGCCCTGAAGTCCGGCTCGGCGCGCTTCGACGCCCCCGGGGGCACGCAGACCCCGCAGCCGGTGATCGACGCCATCGTCGACGCGCTGGCCCACCCCCTCGCCGTAAGGGGCGTCCAGAACGAGGGCGAGCGCAACGCCGAGGCCATCGTCACCGGCGCCCGCTCCGCGCTCGCGGACCTGCTGGGAGCGGACCCGCGCGGCATCGTCTTCGGGCGCAGCTCCACCCAGCTCACCTACGACCTCGCGCGCACCCTCGCCAAGGGCTGGGGCCCGGGCGACGAGATCGTCGT includes the following:
- a CDS encoding chloramphenicol phosphotransferase CPT family protein, translated to MRTGSGPVDTSGPPTPGAPGASVVLGDGPVRAGAPGDDPAHAVVPPTPAGGTVVLLNGTSSSGKSSIARELMATLEGSWFHLAVDAFHAMRGGSALPEEELQAEIDRTVKGFHRAVAGMAAAGNNVVVDHPLSRRWRLLDLLTLLVPQDTVLVAVRCPLPELERREGARGDRPQGLAALQFPLVHAHGPHDLDLETAELDPGECARRIREFLRDRPRPTAFEALRHTYPQTPA
- a CDS encoding HAD family phosphatase, whose translation is MTANRATPFELVIFDCDGVLVDSERIYVTVDAFVMAELGAPFTEAEIVERFVGSSTEVLRAAIEERLGRPLGHDWDAPYAHLYRAALAELTPVDGIPEVLAALTVPYCLASNGSHRSIRRSLTTTALSHHFEGRVFSAADVARGKPAPDLFLHAARTLGADPARCAVIEDSAYGVAAARAAGMRAFGYSGGLTPAARLEGPGTVVFDDMRALPGLLAAAAAG